In Fusobacterium nucleatum, the genomic stretch GCACTAGAAAGGCGACTAAGTGCAAGAAATAAGAAAATTATAGAAAAGATATTTATAGAATTAAGAGACAAAATAATTGAAGATAATTCAAAAAAATATGATGTAAAAATGATTATAAATATTGACTATGAATGGCTTTTGAAGAAATTTAAAAAGGGACTTGAAGTAGTTTACTTATATACATTCGAGGAGACTTTTAAAGGCTTTCAAAACATCTACAAGAAAACAATAAAATCTAAAACTATAAAAGGTATTAGAGATTATTTTTTAAAAGATTGGAATATAAAGAATGCTGGAAAACAAGCAACTAAAATGACAACAACAACAAAAAATATTTTAAATAAGGTAATTACAACAGGGCAAGAAGAAGGCTTATCACATAATGAAGTAGTTAAAGAACTGGTAAAAAATATTAATGGTATGACAGAACAAAGAGCCAGCACAATAGCAAGAACTGAAACAAGTAAGAGCATTAATACAACAAGTTATGAAACTGCTAAAAATGTGATGAAAGAAAAATGCTGGATACATGTTGGAGGAAAAAAGACATATAGACCACATCATAAAGCTATAAGCAATAAATGGGTTGATATAGATTATAAATGGAAGTTAAAAGACGGTGTAGAAGCTGAGTATCCACACCAAGATAGTTTGCCAGTTTCTGAGGTTGTTAGATGTAGTTGTTTAATTATTTTTAGATAAAAGGAGTAGGTATGTCAAAGAAAAAGATAAAGAAAAGAATTAATTTTTCTGATGAAACATTAAATTTTACTTGTGAAATTGAAAAGTTTAAAGAAGAAGAAGGAACACCAGGAAGATTTACAGGAATACTTGTAAATATGCAAAATGAAAGTCTTGCAAAGGGTATATATAGATTTAAAAAGGGAAGTATGCAAGGAAATAATGGGAAGACTTTACTACTTTTATACAATCATTATGGTGAATTATTACCAGTTGGGAAATTAGTAGGAGAAGAAACAGAGAAGGGATTCGAAGTTGTGGGAGAGTTTCATTTATCAAAAGATGATAATGGAAATTATATAAATCCTGAAGCTGTGAAGTTATACTCGCTTATGAAAGAAATGAAGCTACCTTTTGAAATGTCAGTGGGTGGGAACATTGTAGATTATAAAGAATATAGTGAAAATGGTAAGTATTACATAGATATAAATAAGTTTGAAGCTCATGAGGGGAGTTTAACACCCAAAGGTGCTGTAAAAGGTAGTAAAGTAACAAGAGTATTTAATAGAGAAAATGGAGGAATAGGACAAATGGATAAGGAACAATTAAAATTATTAATGGCTGAATTATTAGCAAATTTTAAAACT encodes the following:
- a CDS encoding phage minor head protein is translated as MKKEVQKIKAIKALERRLSARNKKIIEKIFIELRDKIIEDNSKKYDVKMIINIDYEWLLKKFKKGLEVVYLYTFEETFKGFQNIYKKTIKSKTIKGIRDYFLKDWNIKNAGKQATKMTTTTKNILNKVITTGQEEGLSHNEVVKELVKNINGMTEQRASTIARTETSKSINTTSYETAKNVMKEKCWIHVGGKKTYRPHHKAISNKWVDIDYKWKLKDGVEAEYPHQDSLPVSEVVRCSCLIIFR